From Actinomycetota bacterium:
ACGGGGCTGGCCGTGTTGCGCGGGTCTGATATCGTCTGCAAGTCCATCTCCTCCTCTGTTCTTAAACGAAAGGCCGTGTACCCCGGGTACACGGCCTTCTAAAGGGTGGGAACTTTAAAGGCCGTGACCCCTCTGAGAGGATTCACGGCCTTTTTCTCGTTTTTATTCTTCAGACTGAGAACAAGCGGCGGCCGGAGCCCTCTCTATGAGGGGCCCCACCACCATCGGTAAACGCGCATGTTCTCTTTCATGGTATCGCGATTGTAAAAGAGAATCCAAAACCTGTCAATATAGGGGTCAGGTCTTGTTTTTTGGATACCGCGGTATGTTAGCGATTATCATGCATGTGCCCGCCCATATGCAGCAGTTTTGCACTAATACCATATAATGGAACCCAAAAAACAAGACCTGACCCCTATACCCGTTCCACCACGGTGGCGATGCCGACACCACCTCCGCCGCACAGCGTCTGCAACCCGTACCTCAGGCCGTTCCGGACCATCCAGTGCACCATCTCGGTGAAGTAGAGCGCGCCGGTGCAGCCGATGGGGTGGCCGATGGCACAGGCTCCTCCCGTGGGATTGATGCGGGGGTCGTCGAAATCCAGGCCGAATTCGTAACAGAAGGCCAGAACCGGTGAGACGAACGCCTCGTTGGGTTCGAAGACATCGACGTCGTCCATGGTGATGCCCGCGCGCTCCAGGGCCTTGTGCATGGCTGGCACCGGACCCAGTAGCATGATCAGGGGTTCCGAGCCCGCCACCGCGGTGGACACGATCCTGGCCATGGGCTCCAGTCCGAGCTCATCCGCTTTTTCGGCGGTCATGAGCATGACCGCGGCGGCGCCGTCTGCGATTGCCGAGGAGGTGGCGGCCGTCACCGTGCCGTCATCACGGAAACGGGGAGGGAGCGAGGCGATCTTCGCCAGGGCGGCGTCCGGGTCGTCCAGCGCCTGCTGGCGGGGCGGTTCATCGGTATCCACGATCACCTTCTCCCCGTCCTCGCCCTCTACCTCCACCGGGATGACTCGCTTGCGGTACGATTCATGTTCGCGCATGGCCCACACCGCCTTCTGGTGGCTCCAAAGCGCGAAACGGTCCATGTCCTCGCGCGCCAGTTCGTAGCGGTCGGCCAGCATCTGCGCGCTTACCCCCATGGGGGCAAGGGCGTAACGCTCCACGGCCAGGGGATGGATGCTCACCGGCATCCCCGCCTGGAGGGCCGCCTGGAAGTCCGACCCCATGCCGTACCGGCTCATGCTCTCCACCCCGGCGGCGATGGCGATGTCTCCAGCCCCGCACATGAGGGCATGCGCCTGTGAATTGATCGCCTGCAACCCGGCATTACAGTAGCGGTTGCACGTCCAGCCGGCGACCTCGTCCGGAAGGCCTGCGGCGAGTACCCCCACGCGACCCACGTTCAGACCCTGCTCACCGATCTGGCTCAGGCAGCCCACGGCCACGTCCTCGATTAGCGCTTCCTCGAAGGTCGGCGCCTTTTCCTTGACCCGGTCAACCAGGCCCCGCAGGGCCACGGCCAGCAGGTGCTGCGCCGACACGTTCGAGAACACCCCGCCCTTGGCCGCGCCCGCCCAGCCGGACCTGCCGGTGGGGGTGCGCACCGCTTCGACTACCACGACTTCCTTGCGTTCCATGAGCCCTCCTCATCAAAGGGGGTCAGGTCTTGTTTATTAGATACCATAATATGGAAAGTAACACATTCTTGCTGCATATAGGCGAGCATATGCATGATAATCGCTAACATACCGCGGTATCCAAAAAACAAGACCTGACCCCATACACTCAGCCTTTGCGTTCCACGTCCTTCCAGTACAGACTCTCCAGTTCCCGCTTGATGATCTTGCCGTCGATGTGCCTTGGGAGCTCGTCGAAGAACTCCACCCTGGCAGGGAGGGTATACCCGCGCAGGCCCTCCTTGCGGCAGAAGTCGAGGACCTCCTCTTCGCTGGCCTGCCGGCCCTCGTGGAGCTGCACGCAGGCGATGGCCACCTCGCCCAGGTCGGGGTGGGGCATGCTCACCACCGCCACGTCGAACACCGCCGGGTGGCGCAGGACCACGCCCTCGATCTCGAGGGGATAGACGTTGACGCCCCCGCTGATGATCATCTCCTTCACCCTGCCGGTCAGGTAGAGAAAGCCGTCCTCATCTGTGTAGCCGAGGAGGCCGTCGTCGTACCATTCCCGGCCATCGATGATGCGGAGAGACTCGTGCAGCTTGTCCTCGGAACCCGGGTAACGCAGCGACAGGGTGGAGGCAGTGCGCCCCATGACCTTTCCGATCTCGTTCGGGCCGGCCCACCCCTCTTCCTCTTCTATGAAGATCCCCAGGTCACCGCAGCGCGCCTTGCCCACGCTGTTGATGCGCTGGGGGTTCTCCATGTAGTCCTCCGGTAAGAGGACGGTGATGATGGCCGTCTCCGAGCTGCCATAGTATTCGCAGAACACCGGCCCCGGTGCCCCCCCGTCTATGAAAAGCCGGTTGATGTCCCTTTTCACCTGGGGCGGGCAGGGGGCGGCGGCGCAGATGATGGAGCGCATGGAGCCCAGCCAGTACTTCTTCTTCACCTCGTCGGGGAGGGCCAGCACGCGCTGCAGGATGGTTGG
This genomic window contains:
- a CDS encoding thiolase family protein, with protein sequence MERKEVVVVEAVRTPTGRSGWAGAAKGGVFSNVSAQHLLAVALRGLVDRVKEKAPTFEEALIEDVAVGCLSQIGEQGLNVGRVGVLAAGLPDEVAGWTCNRYCNAGLQAINSQAHALMCGAGDIAIAAGVESMSRYGMGSDFQAALQAGMPVSIHPLAVERYALAPMGVSAQMLADRYELAREDMDRFALWSHQKAVWAMREHESYRKRVIPVEVEGEDGEKVIVDTDEPPRQQALDDPDAALAKIASLPPRFRDDGTVTAATSSAIADGAAAVMLMTAEKADELGLEPMARIVSTAVAGSEPLIMLLGPVPAMHKALERAGITMDDVDVFEPNEAFVSPVLAFCYEFGLDFDDPRINPTGGACAIGHPIGCTGALYFTEMVHWMVRNGLRYGLQTLCGGGGVGIATVVERV